The following coding sequences are from one Salinicoccus sp. Bachu38 window:
- a CDS encoding universal stress protein: MYNSILLAADGSENSYRAAQEIRKFYNEGATVTILNVIGYSDSKADVLHGSNSKSLERERMEKISDITGFFEESGVTYEMAFEHGEPKETVVKVANSGKYDVVVLGTRGLNSLQEMVLGSVSHKVAKRANIPVMIVK, translated from the coding sequence ATGTACAATTCAATATTGCTCGCTGCGGATGGTTCCGAGAACAGCTACAGGGCAGCGCAGGAAATCAGGAAGTTCTATAATGAAGGTGCAACAGTCACCATTCTGAATGTAATCGGATATTCGGATTCCAAAGCAGATGTGCTGCATGGATCCAACAGCAAGAGCCTGGAACGTGAACGGATGGAAAAAATCTCGGACATCACCGGATTTTTCGAAGAATCCGGCGTCACTTACGAAATGGCATTTGAACATGGAGAACCGAAGGAGACCGTAGTGAAGGTTGCGAACTCCGGAAAATATGATGTTGTCGTACTTGGTACAAGAGGACTGAACAGTCTGCAGGAAATGGTGCTTGGAAGCGTCAGCCACAAAGTGGCAAAACGCGCGAATATTCCTGTAATGATTGTAAAATAG
- a CDS encoding SulP family inorganic anion transporter, whose protein sequence is MIETLKKEWLTDPKTNILAGIVVALALIPEAIAFSIIAGVDPMVGLYASFIIAVSISILGGRPAMISAATGAIALLVTPLVREYGVEYLLAATLLMGLIQLMLGILKIGKLMKFIPKSVMLGFVNALAIMIFMSQIEHIFGISISTYLYVGVTLLIVYVVPRFFKAVPAPLIAIVVLTAIYLFMGADVRTVGDLGAIERSLPSFIIPDVPYTLETLRIILPFSISMAIVGLVESLLTAKIVDDATDSYSSKNRESRGQGVSNIIAGFFGGMGGCAMIGQSIINVKSGATTRLSTFTAGIVLIFLIIVLGDLVVQVPMPILAGIMVMVSIGTFDWGSFKYMTRAPRTDVVVMVVTVTIVLMTHNLAIGVVAGVILSALFFATKISNVEVDKTESGNEVKYRIDGQVFFASVDTMMNQIDLDDENRMIELDFTNAHIWDDSGVDAIDTMITKMRRKNNQVYIRNLNKDSRKIINELSMINKEELV, encoded by the coding sequence ATGATAGAGACTTTAAAGAAAGAATGGCTCACTGATCCAAAAACGAATATTCTTGCCGGTATTGTAGTAGCCCTGGCACTCATCCCGGAAGCGATCGCCTTCTCGATTATTGCAGGTGTGGACCCGATGGTCGGTCTGTATGCCTCGTTCATCATAGCGGTATCCATCTCGATTCTCGGTGGCCGTCCCGCAATGATATCTGCTGCGACAGGTGCAATTGCCCTGCTTGTCACACCCTTGGTGAGAGAGTATGGTGTGGAGTATCTGCTGGCGGCGACTCTCCTCATGGGTCTGATCCAACTGATGCTCGGAATACTTAAAATTGGCAAACTGATGAAATTCATTCCGAAATCAGTGATGCTCGGTTTCGTCAATGCACTGGCCATCATGATATTCATGTCGCAGATCGAGCACATATTCGGCATTTCAATTTCAACATACCTCTATGTAGGGGTGACACTGCTTATCGTCTATGTGGTCCCGCGTTTCTTCAAGGCGGTACCGGCACCGCTTATAGCGATTGTCGTACTGACTGCAATCTATCTGTTCATGGGAGCGGATGTCAGGACAGTCGGAGACCTCGGTGCCATCGAGAGGTCGCTTCCAAGCTTCATCATTCCGGATGTACCATATACATTGGAAACACTCCGGATCATCCTGCCGTTTTCAATTTCGATGGCGATTGTCGGACTGGTGGAAAGCTTGCTTACAGCGAAGATTGTTGATGATGCAACGGATTCCTACAGCAGCAAGAACAGGGAGTCCCGTGGACAGGGTGTATCCAATATCATCGCCGGTTTCTTCGGTGGCATGGGTGGCTGTGCAATGATTGGCCAGTCCATCATCAATGTGAAATCTGGTGCGACGACACGGTTGTCCACTTTTACAGCAGGAATTGTACTGATCTTCCTGATCATCGTACTTGGCGATCTCGTCGTCCAGGTGCCGATGCCGATTCTGGCAGGAATCATGGTCATGGTATCAATCGGGACATTCGACTGGGGTTCATTCAAGTATATGACCAGAGCACCAAGGACCGATGTAGTTGTCATGGTGGTGACGGTCACAATCGTTCTGATGACACACAACCTGGCCATTGGCGTCGTCGCGGGTGTCATACTCAGTGCCCTCTTCTTTGCAACGAAGATCTCCAATGTCGAAGTGGACAAGACTGAATCAGGCAATGAAGTGAAGTACCGCATCGATGGTCAGGTCTTCTTTGCCTCTGTAGACACGATGATGAACCAGATTGATCTCGATGATGAAAACAGGATGATTGAACTTGATTTTACCAATGCTCATATATGGGATGATTCAGGTGTCGATGCGATTGATACGATGATCACCAAAATGAGGCGGAAGAATAATCAGGTCTACATCAGGAATCTGAATAAGGATAGCCGTAAAATCATCAACGAACTCAGCATGATCAATAAAGAAGAACTGGTATAG
- a CDS encoding recombinase family protein: MKYGYARPVELSDSMEEQEQKLAKHADQLYLENHNNNKRRTQLDALLSVMETGDVLYVTDLFILADSTKQLVDLVNAAVDKQATIIILNKALTIDSETSFTFHQSLNLISDFQSDIVKFRTRLGMTEASSKGKQIGRPKRSDENIKKAIEMYMSKKYTLDEIKKETNISRATLYRHLDL, encoded by the coding sequence ATGAAGTATGGATACGCACGGCCAGTGGAACTCAGTGATTCCATGGAGGAGCAGGAACAGAAGCTGGCAAAGCATGCCGACCAGCTATATTTGGAAAATCATAATAATAATAAAAGACGGACACAGCTCGATGCACTGCTGTCGGTGATGGAGACTGGTGACGTCCTTTACGTGACAGACCTTTTCATATTGGCCGATTCCACAAAACAGCTTGTCGATCTGGTCAATGCAGCGGTGGATAAACAGGCCACCATCATTATACTGAACAAGGCCCTCACCATAGATTCGGAAACGTCATTCACTTTCCACCAGTCACTCAACCTCATTTCCGATTTCCAGAGTGACATCGTCAAGTTCAGAACGCGCCTCGGCATGACTGAAGCCTCTTCCAAAGGCAAGCAGATCGGCCGTCCGAAACGCAGCGATGAAAACATCAAAAAAGCCATAGAGATGTACATGTCGAAAAAGTATACACTCGATGAAATCAAAAAAGAGACGAATATCAGCCGGGCGACACTCTATCGTCACCTCGATCTATAG